In Herbaspirillum seropedicae, a single window of DNA contains:
- the paaC gene encoding 1,2-phenylacetyl-CoA epoxidase subunit PaaC: protein MTQKTDYVRRLGDNVLVLSQRLTEWCGKGPALEEDMALINVSLDLIGQARLWLSYAAELEGQGRNEDQLAFLRDAHQFHNLLLVELPNGSYADTLARQFLFDVWHYFLLEGLCQSSDARIAEIAQKCFKEVTYHVRRSTDLMIRLGDGTEDSHRRMQAAIDALWMYTGELFVADALDQAMQEQGVATALGEVQQKWTQHVTDVLLEATLKVPPAGLWMQSGGKAGRHTEHLGYLLAEMQFLQRAYPGAQW, encoded by the coding sequence ATGACACAGAAAACCGATTACGTGCGACGCCTGGGCGACAACGTCCTGGTGCTCTCGCAACGCCTCACCGAATGGTGCGGCAAGGGCCCTGCGCTGGAAGAAGACATGGCCCTGATCAATGTCTCGCTGGACCTGATCGGCCAGGCGCGCCTGTGGCTCTCCTACGCCGCCGAGCTGGAAGGACAGGGCCGCAACGAAGACCAGCTGGCCTTCCTGCGCGACGCCCACCAGTTCCACAACCTGCTGCTGGTGGAGCTGCCCAATGGCAGCTACGCCGACACGCTGGCGCGCCAGTTCCTCTTCGACGTCTGGCACTACTTCCTGCTCGAAGGCCTGTGCCAGAGCAGCGACGCGCGCATTGCCGAGATCGCGCAGAAATGCTTCAAGGAAGTGACCTATCACGTGCGCCGCAGCACCGACCTGATGATCCGCCTGGGCGATGGCACCGAGGACAGCCATCGCCGCATGCAGGCCGCCATCGACGCGCTGTGGATGTACACCGGCGAGCTCTTCGTCGCCGATGCTCTGGACCAGGCCATGCAAGAGCAGGGTGTGGCGACTGCGCTGGGCGAGGTGCAGCAGAAGTGGACCCAGCATGTCACCGACGTGCTGCTGGAAGCGACCTTGAAGGTGCCGCCTGCGGGACTGTGGATGCAGAGCGGCGGCAAGGCCGGCCGGCATACCGAACACCTGGGCTATCTGCTGGCGGAGATGCAATTCCTGCAGCGCGCCTATCCGGGAGCGCAGTGGTGA
- the paaD gene encoding 1,2-phenylacetyl-CoA epoxidase subunit PaaD: MSEAQLALQAGPDALKARIWDWLEAVPDPEIPVLSVVDLGIVREVEIEAAGAVDARCTVVITPTYSGCPAMGVIAEDITTVLQEKGLAQVAIRIQLAPAWSTDWMSEKGRHNLRQYGIAPPAQQVIDIRGIQLKHHAAAQVDCPHCGSSRTVCVSQFGSTSCKALYQCKDCREPFDYFKAH; encoded by the coding sequence GTGAGCGAGGCGCAACTGGCCCTGCAGGCCGGACCGGATGCGCTCAAGGCGCGCATCTGGGACTGGCTGGAGGCCGTGCCCGATCCCGAGATCCCGGTGCTCTCGGTGGTGGACCTGGGCATCGTGCGCGAGGTCGAGATCGAGGCTGCCGGTGCTGTGGATGCCCGCTGCACCGTGGTGATCACCCCGACCTATTCAGGCTGCCCCGCCATGGGCGTGATCGCCGAGGACATCACCACCGTGCTGCAGGAAAAAGGCCTGGCGCAGGTGGCCATCCGCATCCAGCTCGCGCCGGCGTGGAGCACCGACTGGATGAGCGAAAAGGGCCGCCACAACCTGCGCCAGTACGGCATTGCACCGCCGGCCCAGCAGGTCATCGACATTCGCGGCATCCAGCTCAAGCACCATGCCGCGGCCCAGGTGGACTGCCCGCACTGCGGTTCCTCCCGCACGGTCTGCGTGAGCCAGTTCGGCTCCACCTCCTGCAAGGCGCTGTACCAGTGCAAGGACTGCCGCGAACCCTTCGACTATTTCAAGGCGCATTGA
- the paaE gene encoding 1,2-phenylacetyl-CoA epoxidase subunit PaaE codes for MSKFYPLTISDVKQETRDTIVVSFAVPAELQDTFSYQQGQHLTLRSEINGEDLRRSYSICSAVQERQLRVAIKRAPGGLFSNWANESFVPGQRIDVMPPMGHFNVPLEAGNRKHYLAFAAGSGITPMMSIIKTTLLSEPHSHFTLVYANRASSSVIFKEELTDLKDAYLERFNVVYVMSREQQDVELFNGRIDRAKCDAFFASWIDLKDVDAAFLCGPEEMVQAVAASLQAHGLPKTQIKTELFAASTPPRAHAARTVVGKQECEVTVIVDGYHNVFTMDKEKESVLEAGLKHGIDLRYSCKGGVCATCRCKVVEGKVDMDANYALEDYEIARGFVLSCQSFPVSDKLLLDFDQDN; via the coding sequence ATGAGCAAATTCTATCCACTGACCATCTCGGACGTGAAGCAGGAAACGCGCGACACCATCGTGGTCTCCTTTGCCGTACCGGCCGAACTGCAAGACACCTTTTCCTATCAGCAGGGACAGCACCTGACGCTGCGTTCCGAGATCAATGGCGAAGACCTGCGCCGTTCCTATTCGATCTGTTCGGCCGTGCAGGAGCGACAGTTGCGCGTGGCCATCAAGCGCGCCCCCGGCGGGCTGTTTTCGAACTGGGCCAATGAGTCCTTTGTCCCAGGACAACGTATCGACGTGATGCCGCCCATGGGCCATTTCAACGTGCCGCTGGAGGCCGGCAACCGCAAGCACTACCTGGCCTTTGCCGCCGGCAGCGGCATCACGCCGATGATGTCGATCATCAAGACCACGCTCTTGAGCGAGCCGCACAGCCATTTCACGCTGGTCTACGCCAATCGCGCCTCGTCCTCGGTGATCTTCAAGGAAGAGCTGACCGACCTCAAGGATGCCTACCTGGAACGCTTCAATGTGGTCTACGTGATGAGCCGCGAGCAGCAGGATGTGGAGCTGTTCAATGGCCGCATCGACCGCGCCAAGTGCGACGCCTTCTTCGCCTCCTGGATCGATCTGAAGGATGTCGACGCCGCCTTCCTCTGCGGGCCGGAAGAAATGGTGCAGGCCGTAGCCGCATCCTTGCAGGCGCATGGTTTGCCCAAGACACAGATCAAGACCGAACTGTTCGCCGCCAGCACACCGCCGCGCGCGCACGCCGCGCGTACGGTGGTGGGCAAGCAGGAATGCGAAGTCACCGTCATCGTCGATGGCTATCACAACGTCTTCACCATGGACAAGGAAAAGGAATCGGTGCTCGAAGCCGGCCTGAAGCATGGCATCGACCTGCGTTACTCCTGCAAGGGCGGCGTCTGCGCCACCTGCCGCTGCAAGGTAGTGGAAGGCAAGGTGGACATGGATGCCAACTACGCGCTGGAAGACTACGAGATCGCACGCGGTTTCGTGCTGAGCTGCCAGTCCTTCCCGGTCAGCGACAAGCTGCTGCTGGACTTTGACCAGGACAACTGA
- the paaN gene encoding phenylacetic acid degradation protein PaaN, whose translation MPTDFFNRHRATLEQAVSALQQRGYWSPYNESPSPRFYGEGAAEAGRAAYEARLERPFLFTPEQAGGDRWVGAEVSPYGPPLGIRYPAPDLDRLLPSMQRAAASWREAGPQVWAGVALEIVQRLNARSFEIAHAVQHTTGQAFTMAFQAGGPHAQDRALEAIACAWQQLQLIPAEARWEKPQGKHAPLVMRKTWRIVPRGIGLVIGCCTFPTWNSYPGLFANLATGNAVIVKPHPGAILPLAITVQVAREVLAEAGFAPDVVTLAAHDASDTGLARTLALRHEIGLIDFTGSSANGDWLEERARQARVLTEKSGINQIIIDSTDNLAGMVQNIALSLALYSGQMCTTPQNIYIPRDGVRTPQGQLSFVEVSQAIVQAVAHLTTDSAKAVELLGAIQNEAVLQRIELARGKGQVLLESTALVHPQFPGARVRTPLVMLARRNEAITEEYFGPISFIVPVDDTATAIALAQRIATDQGALTLSAYTTDATLRQGLQHAAADAGVALSLNLTGGVLVNQSAAFSDYHGTGANPAANCTLTDADFVAARYRVVQTREPVASTTTA comes from the coding sequence ATGCCAACCGATTTCTTCAACCGCCATCGCGCCACGCTGGAGCAGGCCGTCAGCGCCCTGCAGCAACGCGGCTACTGGAGTCCCTACAACGAATCACCGAGCCCGCGCTTCTATGGCGAAGGTGCGGCCGAGGCTGGGCGGGCCGCCTATGAAGCCAGGCTGGAGCGCCCCTTCCTCTTCACCCCAGAGCAGGCCGGCGGCGACCGCTGGGTCGGCGCAGAAGTGTCTCCCTACGGTCCCCCGCTGGGCATTCGCTACCCCGCCCCGGACCTGGACCGCCTGTTGCCATCGATGCAGCGGGCCGCCGCCAGCTGGCGCGAGGCTGGCCCCCAGGTGTGGGCAGGCGTGGCGCTGGAGATCGTGCAGCGGCTCAATGCGCGCAGCTTCGAGATCGCGCATGCCGTCCAGCACACCACCGGCCAAGCCTTCACGATGGCCTTCCAGGCCGGCGGCCCGCATGCGCAGGACCGTGCGCTGGAAGCCATCGCCTGCGCCTGGCAACAGCTGCAACTGATTCCGGCCGAAGCGCGATGGGAAAAGCCGCAGGGCAAGCATGCTCCCCTGGTGATGCGCAAGACCTGGCGCATCGTGCCGCGTGGCATCGGCCTGGTGATCGGTTGTTGCACCTTCCCGACCTGGAACAGCTATCCCGGCCTGTTCGCCAATCTGGCCACGGGCAACGCAGTCATCGTCAAGCCGCATCCGGGCGCGATCCTGCCGCTGGCCATCACGGTGCAGGTGGCGCGTGAAGTGCTGGCCGAGGCCGGCTTTGCGCCCGACGTGGTCACGCTGGCCGCGCACGACGCGAGCGATACCGGCCTGGCGCGCACGCTGGCCTTGCGCCACGAGATCGGGCTGATCGATTTCACCGGCAGCAGCGCCAATGGCGACTGGCTGGAAGAACGGGCGCGCCAGGCCCGGGTGTTGACGGAGAAGTCCGGCATCAACCAGATCATCATCGACAGTACCGACAACCTGGCCGGCATGGTGCAGAACATCGCGCTGTCGCTGGCGCTGTATTCGGGGCAGATGTGCACCACGCCGCAGAACATCTACATCCCCAGGGATGGCGTGCGCACGCCGCAAGGCCAGCTCAGCTTCGTGGAAGTGAGCCAGGCCATCGTGCAGGCCGTGGCGCACCTGACCACCGACAGCGCCAAGGCGGTGGAATTGCTGGGCGCGATCCAGAACGAGGCCGTGCTGCAGCGCATCGAGCTGGCCCGCGGCAAAGGACAGGTACTGCTGGAGAGCACGGCGCTGGTCCATCCGCAGTTCCCCGGTGCGCGCGTGCGCACGCCGCTGGTGATGCTGGCGCGCCGCAATGAAGCCATCACCGAGGAATACTTCGGCCCCATCAGCTTCATCGTGCCGGTCGATGACACCGCCACCGCCATCGCACTGGCCCAGCGCATCGCCACCGACCAGGGTGCGCTGACCCTGTCGGCCTACACCACCGACGCCACCCTCCGGCAAGGGCTGCAACACGCTGCCGCCGATGCCGGCGTGGCGCTGTCGCTGAACCTGACCGGCGGCGTGCTGGTGAACCAATCGGCCGCCTTCAGCGATTACCACGGCACCGGCGCCAATCCCGCAGCCAACTGCACGCTGACCGATGCCGACTTCGTCGCCGCACGCTACCGCGTCGTGCAGACCCGCGAACCGGTCGCCTCCACCACTACTGCCTGA
- the paaG gene encoding 2-(1,2-epoxy-1,2-dihydrophenyl)acetyl-CoA isomerase PaaG, which yields MSSPSILLENRDGIAVITLNRPDKLNSFTVAMHLELRDAIATLQADPSVRVLLLTGAGRGFCAGQDLGDRAVKPGDDGVDLGESIDKYYGPLVKSLRALPFPVICAVNGVAAGAGANLPLACDIVLAARSASFVEVFCKLGLIPDTGGTYFLPRLVGTARAMGMALLGEKISAEQAERWGLIWKCVDDDQLMEEAHAMAAHFARAPTKGLAATKATLYASPAHTLPEQLDLERDTMRALGRSRDYREGVTAFLEKRAPQFTGQ from the coding sequence ATGAGTTCCCCATCCATCCTCCTAGAGAACCGTGACGGCATCGCCGTCATCACCCTGAACCGTCCCGACAAGCTCAACAGCTTCACGGTGGCCATGCACCTGGAACTGCGCGACGCCATCGCCACGCTGCAAGCCGATCCCAGCGTGCGGGTGCTGTTGCTCACCGGCGCCGGGCGCGGCTTTTGCGCCGGCCAGGACCTGGGCGACCGGGCCGTCAAACCCGGCGACGATGGCGTCGACCTGGGCGAGTCCATCGACAAATACTATGGCCCGCTGGTGAAGTCGCTGCGCGCGCTGCCCTTCCCGGTGATCTGTGCGGTCAATGGCGTGGCGGCCGGGGCCGGGGCCAATCTGCCGCTGGCCTGCGACATCGTGCTGGCGGCGCGCTCGGCCAGCTTCGTGGAAGTGTTCTGCAAGCTGGGGCTGATCCCTGACACCGGCGGCACCTACTTCCTGCCGCGCCTGGTGGGCACGGCGCGCGCCATGGGCATGGCGCTGCTGGGCGAGAAGATCAGCGCCGAACAGGCCGAGCGCTGGGGCCTGATCTGGAAGTGCGTCGACGACGACCAGCTCATGGAAGAAGCCCACGCGATGGCCGCCCATTTCGCCCGTGCTCCCACCAAGGGACTGGCCGCCACCAAGGCCACGCTGTACGCCAGCCCGGCGCACACCCTGCCCGAACAGCTGGACCTCGAACGCGACACCATGCGCGCCCTGGGCCGCAGCCGCGATTACCGCGAGGGCGTGACGGCCTTCCTGGAAAAGCGCGCGCCACAGTTCACAGGACAATGA
- a CDS encoding 3-hydroxyacyl-CoA dehydrogenase, whose translation MNNRKYPHALSRSALVAVIGSGTMGAGIAQVAAVAGHPVLLYDSREGAAGKAIGAICTNLDKLVSKDKLTPALAQAASQRISVAQSLEELHQADLVIEAIVEQLAAKHELFGKLEAIVSTRCILATNTSSLSITQIAAGLQHPERVVGMHFFNPVPMMALVEIISGLASDAALAQCLHDTALAWGKTPVMARSTPGFIVNRLARPYYAEGLRMLHEGGAQPATIDAVMREAGGFRMGPFELMDLIGHDVNFAVTQSVFHAYFNDPRFTPSLIQQELVHAGYLGRKSGRGFYRYGEAAGAPRPETERDYPKPTATPQLYGDHPLVEMIHTRYPGQVQRHPARPDQLLMKVNAACLCITDGRSATLRAWEHQEPDLVLVDLALDYADATRLALAKADQCRPQRYAEVAGVLQACGLDLSPMQDVPGMMVMRTVCMLVNEAADAVNQGVCNAADADMAMRKGVNYPRGPLAWANEIGIDTVNQVLHHLCATYGEDRYRISPLLQRLYASGRKFHE comes from the coding sequence ATGAACAACCGCAAGTATCCACACGCCCTGTCCCGCAGCGCCCTCGTGGCCGTCATCGGCAGCGGCACCATGGGCGCAGGCATTGCCCAGGTGGCGGCCGTGGCCGGTCATCCTGTGCTGCTCTACGACAGCCGCGAAGGCGCGGCGGGCAAGGCCATCGGCGCCATCTGTACCAATCTCGACAAGCTGGTCAGCAAGGACAAGCTCACGCCGGCACTGGCGCAGGCGGCCAGCCAGCGCATCTCGGTGGCGCAGTCGCTGGAGGAATTGCACCAAGCGGACCTGGTGATCGAAGCCATCGTCGAGCAGTTGGCGGCCAAGCATGAATTGTTCGGCAAGCTGGAAGCCATCGTCAGTACGCGCTGCATCCTGGCCACTAATACCTCCTCGCTTTCCATCACCCAGATCGCGGCCGGGTTGCAGCATCCCGAGCGCGTGGTGGGCATGCATTTCTTCAACCCGGTGCCGATGATGGCGCTGGTGGAAATCATCAGCGGCCTGGCCAGCGATGCCGCGCTGGCGCAGTGCCTGCATGACACCGCGCTGGCCTGGGGCAAGACGCCGGTGATGGCGCGCTCCACGCCGGGCTTCATCGTCAACCGGCTGGCCCGCCCCTACTACGCCGAGGGCTTGCGCATGCTCCACGAGGGCGGCGCGCAGCCAGCCACGATCGATGCGGTCATGCGCGAGGCCGGCGGCTTCCGCATGGGACCGTTCGAGCTGATGGACCTGATCGGGCATGACGTCAACTTTGCCGTCACCCAGTCGGTGTTCCACGCCTACTTCAATGATCCGCGCTTCACACCCTCGCTGATCCAGCAGGAACTGGTGCATGCTGGCTATCTGGGTCGCAAGAGCGGGCGCGGTTTCTATCGCTACGGCGAGGCCGCCGGGGCGCCGCGGCCCGAGACCGAACGGGACTACCCAAAGCCGACGGCCACGCCGCAACTGTACGGTGACCATCCGCTGGTGGAGATGATCCATACGCGCTATCCAGGCCAGGTGCAACGTCATCCGGCGCGCCCCGACCAATTGCTGATGAAGGTGAACGCAGCATGCCTGTGCATCACCGATGGCCGCAGCGCCACCCTGCGCGCCTGGGAGCACCAGGAGCCCGACCTGGTGCTGGTCGACCTGGCGCTGGATTACGCCGATGCGACCCGCCTGGCCCTGGCCAAGGCCGACCAGTGCCGCCCCCAGCGCTATGCAGAAGTGGCGGGCGTGCTGCAGGCCTGCGGCCTCGATCTCTCACCCATGCAGGACGTGCCGGGCATGATGGTCATGCGCACCGTCTGCATGCTGGTCAACGAGGCCGCCGATGCGGTCAATCAGGGGGTATGCAACGCCGCCGACGCCGACATGGCCATGCGCAAGGGCGTCAATTATCCGCGCGGCCCGCTGGCCTGGGCCAATGAGATCGGCATCGACACGGTCAACCAGGTGCTGCATCACCTCTGCGCCACCTATGGCGAAGACCGTTATCGCATCTCGCCCCTGCTCCAACGTTTGTACGCTTCCGGGAGGAAATTCCATGAGTGA
- the paaI gene encoding hydroxyphenylacetyl-CoA thioesterase PaaI — protein MSETALPFPSTEMDPQALAEATVQAMYPRDNASQALGMKILEIAPGRARMSMLVRSDMLNGHATCHGGFIFALADSTFAFACNSRNLNTVASGCSIEYVAPALRNDMLIAEAQERSLAGRTGVYDITVSNQDGKTIALFRGKSYRIRGEVISGLQAAQ, from the coding sequence ATGAGTGAGACCGCATTGCCATTCCCATCGACCGAGATGGACCCGCAGGCCCTGGCCGAAGCCACGGTGCAGGCGATGTACCCGCGCGACAACGCTTCCCAGGCGCTGGGGATGAAGATCCTGGAGATTGCCCCGGGCCGCGCGCGCATGAGCATGCTGGTGCGCAGCGACATGCTCAATGGCCACGCCACCTGCCATGGCGGATTCATCTTCGCCTTGGCCGACAGTACATTTGCATTTGCCTGCAACAGCCGTAATCTCAACACTGTGGCGTCGGGTTGCAGCATCGAGTACGTCGCCCCCGCCCTGCGCAATGACATGCTCATCGCCGAGGCGCAGGAGCGCTCGCTGGCCGGGCGCACCGGAGTGTACGACATCACCGTGAGCAATCAGGATGGCAAGACCATCGCGCTGTTCCGGGGCAAGTCCTATCGCATCAGGGGCGAAGTGATCAGCGGCCTGCAGGCTGCGCAGTAA
- the paaK gene encoding phenylacetate--CoA ligase PaaK, which yields MTIRIPQPGELEPIETASRDELQALQLQRLKWSLRHAYDNVPHYRNAFDQAGVHPDDLKSLSDLSRFPFTTKKDLRDHYPFGMFAVPREQVVRVHASSGTTGKPTVVGYTQNDIDTWATVVARSIRAAGGRRGDIVQISYGYGLFTGGLGAHYGAEKLGCTVIPMSGGQTEKQVQLIRDFKPSIIMVTPSYMLNVIEEFQRQGMDPASSSLKVGIFGAEPWTDAMRREIQQRAGLDAVDIYGLSEVMGPGVASECIESKDGPVIWEDHFYPEIIDPDTGEVLPDGVEGELVFTSLSKEALPMIRYRTRDLTRLLPPTSRSMRRIGKITGRSDDMLIIRGVNVFPTQIEELILKLPQLAPQYQLQIERHGHMDSMSVFAELREDVSNEHVEALEKELQHSIKTYVGISTKVTVVPAGMIERTSVGKAKRVIDNRKKAEAGSTAALPA from the coding sequence ATGACCATCCGCATTCCCCAACCCGGCGAGCTGGAACCCATCGAGACCGCCAGCCGCGATGAACTGCAAGCCCTGCAACTGCAACGCCTGAAATGGTCGCTCAGGCACGCCTATGACAATGTGCCGCACTACCGCAATGCCTTCGACCAGGCCGGCGTGCATCCCGATGACCTCAAGAGCCTGTCGGACCTGTCCCGCTTCCCCTTCACCACCAAGAAGGACCTGCGCGATCATTATCCCTTCGGCATGTTTGCCGTGCCGCGCGAACAGGTGGTGCGGGTGCATGCGTCCAGCGGCACTACTGGCAAGCCGACCGTGGTGGGCTATACGCAGAACGATATCGATACCTGGGCGACCGTGGTGGCGCGCTCCATTCGCGCAGCAGGCGGACGGCGTGGTGACATCGTGCAGATTTCCTATGGCTATGGGCTCTTCACGGGCGGCCTGGGCGCGCACTATGGCGCCGAAAAGCTGGGCTGCACCGTCATCCCCATGTCGGGTGGGCAGACCGAGAAGCAGGTGCAGCTCATTCGGGATTTCAAGCCCAGCATCATCATGGTCACGCCCTCCTACATGCTCAATGTGATCGAGGAATTCCAGCGCCAGGGCATGGACCCGGCTTCCAGTTCGCTGAAGGTCGGCATCTTCGGCGCGGAACCGTGGACCGATGCGATGCGTCGCGAAATCCAGCAACGCGCCGGCCTCGATGCGGTGGACATCTATGGCCTGTCCGAAGTGATGGGGCCGGGCGTGGCCAGCGAATGCATCGAGAGCAAGGATGGTCCGGTGATCTGGGAAGACCATTTCTATCCCGAGATCATCGATCCCGATACCGGCGAAGTGCTGCCCGATGGCGTGGAAGGCGAACTGGTCTTTACCTCGCTGTCCAAGGAAGCGCTGCCGATGATCCGCTACCGCACCCGCGATCTCACCCGCCTGTTGCCGCCGACCTCGCGCTCCATGCGCCGCATCGGCAAGATCACCGGGCGCTCGGATGACATGCTCATCATCCGCGGCGTGAATGTGTTCCCGACCCAGATCGAGGAACTGATCCTGAAGCTGCCGCAACTGGCGCCGCAATACCAGTTGCAGATCGAACGCCATGGCCACATGGACAGCATGAGCGTCTTCGCCGAGCTGCGCGAGGATGTCTCCAATGAACACGTGGAGGCGCTGGAGAAGGAACTGCAACACAGCATCAAGACCTATGTGGGCATTTCGACCAAGGTCACGGTGGTGCCGGCGGGCATGATCGAGCGCACCTCGGTGGGCAAGGCCAAGCGCGTGATCGACAACCGCAAGAAGGCCGAGGCCGGCAGCACCGCCGCCCTTCCCGCCTGA
- the pcaF gene encoding 3-oxoadipyl-CoA thiolase, whose protein sequence is MEALICDAIRTPFGRYGGALGAVRADDLAAAPIRSLMERNPGVDWSRVEDILYGCANQAGEDNRNVARMAGLLAGLPIAVPGSTVNRLCGSSLDAVGMAARAIKSGEVQLMIAGGVESMTRAPFVMGKAESAFARSAAIFDTTIGWRFVNPLMKAQYGIDSMPETAENVATDFQINRADQDAFALRSQQRWAAAQAAGFFAGEIAPLTIPQKKGDPLVVTTDEHPRPDTTLATLAKLKGVVRPDGTVTAGNASGVNDGACALLLASPKAADLYRLKPRARVLGMATAGVAPRIMGFGPAPAVRKVLAQVGLTLAQMDVIELNEAFAAQGLAVMRDLGLPDDAAHVNPNGGAIAIGHPLGASGARLVTTAINQLERSGGRYALCTMCIGVGQGIALVIERVA, encoded by the coding sequence ATGGAAGCATTGATCTGTGACGCCATCCGCACCCCCTTTGGCCGCTATGGCGGCGCACTGGGCGCGGTGCGCGCCGACGACCTGGCCGCCGCGCCCATCCGCAGCCTGATGGAGCGCAATCCCGGCGTGGACTGGAGCCGCGTGGAGGACATCCTCTATGGCTGCGCCAACCAGGCCGGCGAGGACAACCGCAACGTGGCGCGCATGGCCGGCCTGCTGGCGGGCCTGCCCATCGCCGTGCCGGGCAGCACCGTGAACCGCCTGTGCGGCTCCAGCCTGGATGCGGTGGGCATGGCCGCACGCGCCATCAAGTCCGGCGAAGTGCAGTTGATGATTGCCGGCGGCGTGGAGAGCATGACGCGCGCGCCCTTCGTGATGGGCAAGGCTGAATCGGCCTTTGCGCGCAGCGCCGCCATCTTCGACACCACCATCGGCTGGCGCTTCGTCAATCCGCTGATGAAGGCGCAGTACGGCATCGACTCCATGCCGGAGACGGCCGAGAACGTGGCCACCGATTTCCAGATCAACCGCGCCGACCAGGACGCCTTCGCCCTGCGCAGCCAGCAGCGCTGGGCGGCGGCACAGGCAGCGGGCTTCTTTGCTGGCGAGATCGCGCCATTGACGATCCCGCAGAAAAAGGGCGATCCGCTCGTGGTTACTACGGACGAACATCCGCGCCCTGATACCACCCTGGCGACACTGGCCAAGCTCAAGGGCGTGGTGCGCCCCGATGGCACGGTGACCGCTGGCAACGCTTCCGGCGTCAATGACGGCGCCTGCGCATTGCTGCTGGCCTCGCCCAAGGCGGCCGACCTGTATCGCCTGAAACCGCGTGCGCGCGTGCTGGGCATGGCCACGGCCGGCGTGGCGCCGCGCATCATGGGCTTCGGCCCCGCACCGGCGGTGCGCAAGGTGCTGGCCCAGGTCGGCCTGACGCTGGCGCAGATGGATGTGATCGAATTGAACGAAGCCTTTGCCGCGCAAGGCCTGGCAGTCATGCGCGATCTCGGCTTGCCCGACGATGCGGCGCACGTCAATCCGAATGGCGGTGCGATTGCCATCGGTCATCCCCTGGGCGCTTCCGGTGCGCGGCTGGTGACCACGGCCATCAACCAGCTCGAGCGCAGCGGTGGGCGCTATGCGCTGTGCACCATGTGCATCGGCGTGGGCCAGGGTATCGCGCTGGTGATCGAGCGGGTGGCGTGA
- a CDS encoding enoyl-CoA hydratase-related protein translates to MQDTVAYEDLLAARHGEHVLHLTLNRPALRNALRNQSLREIVAALARAEEDDSVRVVVISGNEKAFAAGADLNEMIHKDAIATQLDVRAQYWRAIARFPKPILAAVNGYALGAGCELLMHADIAIAARGAKIGQPEINVGTLPGAGGTQRLIRTVGKPLAMKMVLSGEFISADQALQAGLVAEVVDDDATLERTLALAHSIAQKSPLAVRLAKEAMLQSFELGLEAGLLFERKSFSLMAASADRQEGIAAFQEKRAAVFSGR, encoded by the coding sequence ATGCAGGACACCGTGGCTTACGAAGACCTGCTGGCGGCGCGGCATGGCGAGCATGTGCTGCATCTGACCCTGAACCGTCCAGCGCTGCGCAATGCCTTGCGCAACCAGAGCCTGCGCGAGATCGTCGCCGCGCTAGCGCGCGCAGAGGAAGATGACAGCGTGCGCGTGGTCGTCATCAGCGGCAACGAGAAAGCCTTTGCCGCCGGGGCCGATCTCAACGAGATGATCCACAAGGACGCCATCGCCACCCAGCTCGATGTGCGTGCGCAGTACTGGCGCGCCATTGCCCGCTTCCCCAAACCCATCCTGGCGGCGGTGAATGGCTATGCGCTGGGCGCGGGCTGCGAGTTGCTCATGCATGCCGACATCGCCATTGCCGCTCGCGGGGCCAAGATCGGCCAGCCGGAAATCAATGTGGGCACCCTCCCCGGCGCCGGTGGCACCCAGCGCCTCATCCGCACGGTGGGCAAGCCGCTGGCGATGAAGATGGTGCTCTCCGGCGAATTCATCAGTGCCGACCAGGCCCTGCAGGCCGGCCTGGTGGCCGAGGTGGTGGACGATGACGCTACCCTGGAACGCACACTGGCGCTGGCCCACAGCATCGCTCAGAAATCACCGCTGGCGGTGCGTCTGGCCAAGGAAGCCATGCTGCAATCCTTCGAGCTGGGGCTGGAAGCGGGCCTGCTGTTCGAACGCAAATCCTTTTCCCTGATGGCGGCAAGCGCCGATCGCCAGGAGGGCATCGCGGCCTTCCAGGAAAAACGCGCCGCGGTCTTCAGCGGCCGCTGA